A region of the Stieleria neptunia genome:
GGCCAAATCGAGTATCATCTTCGCGGTAGCACTCCAGAGTATGACGGCACCTTGTACGTCGCCGCGGCCTCGCGAGAGGGTGATGCGGAGACGTCGATTTTTCCGGTCGGAAAACTGCAGCAAGGCCACGTTCAATTGACACCCAATCCCGTGCATCAAGTCCCGGGACGCCCCCTGTTTCTGTTTCCGAACTGAATCGCATGACTCAAATCGAACGTGTCTTTATTCGTTTCCGCGGTCGAACGATCGGCCCGCTGACGCCGGACAAGGTCAAGGACATGGTCCGTCGCGGCCAGGTCACTCGGATGCATGAGTTGTCCGGCGACGGGCTGAGCTGGATGAAGGCCGACGAGTTCGGTAATTTCTTTCCCCGGGCGGTCGCCAGCGGTGGGATGGCCGGCGACATGGCGGCGTCGGCATCGAGCGTCCCTCCGGGCGGCGAAGGATCACACGGTGAAGGCGGAGCCGCGCCGGCTGCCAGCGACAACGCAACGGCACAGTGGTACGCCCACGTCAACGGTGAAAAACAGGGGCCGGTTTCGATGGACCAAATGCGTCTCTACAGCGAGGCGAAAATCCTGAAGAAGGATTCGCTGGTCTGGAAGAACGGTATGGACACGTGGAAGCCGGCTGCCGAAGTGATCCCGGAACTGTTCGGCGGTGCTGCGGCAAAAAGCGGACAGACGATCGTCTCACACGTGGACAGCGAAACGCCCCCGGCCGATGGGGGCGCGCTGGCGACCGAGCTTGCCAAGCACCACGCCCTGATCCTGGCCTTCGGAGTCAGTTTGCTGATCATCGCCGCGATCTTCATGGTCGGCCAGATCGTGGCCCTCAATCAGGGCGGCAGAAAATTGAAATCCGATACGATGTCCGCCGCGATCCGGATTTCGCTCAGCGGCGTGGCGGCGATTGCGGGCGTGATGGCGGTGCAGGCTTCGGTCAAACTGAAAGCAGCCGCCCAGTCGTCCTCGGCCATCGCCGCGCTGATGGCCGCCCGGACCTTGAACCAATTCTGGTTGCTGACCTCGGTCGCCGTGATGATTTGGCTGGGGATCCTGTTGCTGGTCCTGATCACCGCCCTGGCCACCAACGTGCCGATCACCAACGTGTTGGCCTAGGGGCAATCGAGC
Encoded here:
- a CDS encoding DUF4339 domain-containing protein; the encoded protein is MTQIERVFIRFRGRTIGPLTPDKVKDMVRRGQVTRMHELSGDGLSWMKADEFGNFFPRAVASGGMAGDMAASASSVPPGGEGSHGEGGAAPAASDNATAQWYAHVNGEKQGPVSMDQMRLYSEAKILKKDSLVWKNGMDTWKPAAEVIPELFGGAAAKSGQTIVSHVDSETPPADGGALATELAKHHALILAFGVSLLIIAAIFMVGQIVALNQGGRKLKSDTMSAAIRISLSGVAAIAGVMAVQASVKLKAAAQSSSAIAALMAARTLNQFWLLTSVAVMIWLGILLLVLITALATNVPITNVLA